Sequence from the Phormidium ambiguum IAM M-71 genome:
GTTGTTTCGGCACGCTATTTTCTGCATTCGGTGAAGTCGTTGCACGACAAGCAACAGGTAATATTGATGCGCCTGCTGCTAACCCAGCAAAACGTAAAACTTGCCGTCTTTTATACTTAGAAAAGCGTTGAGAATGTGTCATAACTGTGTTAGTGCGCTCCAAAAAATTGCCCTAAATCCGATTATAATCACCTATCCCCAAGACAACAATTACATCTGTGTGTATCTGTGTTTATCTGTGGATATCTGTGGTAAAACTTTCTGAATTTTCTGGTATTAAAATAGTATCAATTGTTACGGTAAGAGCTTGATTCAAAGCTTCTCTCATCATGGTTTCATCAGTAAACTTTTGCTGAAGCAACCTACCTTCTAAGACTAAGTTTACCCGATTTTCTCGAAACGGCCAGGGAGACACAAATATTTCTAAAGGACAATCTTTTTTAGCGGTTAATGTTAAGGTAATTTCTCCATCAGCAGTAGGTACATTTTCAACTAATTTTTCACCAGTGAAACCGTGACAAATAATTAAAGAAAGTGCATCCCAAACTGCTACTAATTTTTGATTACGTTTAATTATTTCTGGTGTAGCATATTGTTCGTAATAGGAATCATTTTGCAATTTACTAATCAAATCTTCCTGAACCCCATACTCAACTTTCAGGAAATTTTCGACTAATTCTTTGGTTTCTGGCGAATTTTCCCAACCGCGAAAGCGTTCATATAAACGAGTACCATGTAGCGAAATAAGTAACGCCACATATCTACCCCAAGGTAGAGCCAAATTACTAGCTTTTGACCAAATATTAATGTGGTTTTTCGTTGCTAATTCAGAGAAAGAATGAGGATAACCTGTTTGGGGATTTAATGTTGATGCTTGTTCCCAATGTATCCAGCCAATATCGTGTTGTTCCGCAGCTAAACAAACTTGTTGATTGGGAGAAACTTGACCAAATTTTTCATTACCCCAAGCTCTGGCTAATTGTCCTGCAATCCAAGCGTGGTGCGGTTGGGTAATACAAATTACTTCCTCTGGCGATGATAAACGCAGTAGCATAAATTACTCGATTTTGGGCATATTCATATCCTACCGATTTTGACGGCTTTTGGGTTTGTAAGTTGTTGTACTTCAGTACTATTCTCTCTAAAGTTAGAATCACAAAAAATTTAAATAGTTGTTTGTGCTTGAATTGCAGTAATCGCTACAGTGTTAACAATATCAGTCACAGTACAACCGCGACTTAAATCATTTACAGGTTTTTTCAAACCTTGTAAAACAGGACCGATCGCTACTGCATTTGCCGATCGTTGTACCGCTTTATAAGTGTTATTTCCGGTATTCAAATCAGGGAAAATAAATACCGTTGCGTGTCCGGCAACTTTACTACTAGGTAGTTTAGTTTTCGCTACCGAACTATCAATTGCAGCATCATATTGAATCGGGCCTTCTATTTTTAAATCCGGGCGTTTTTCCCGAGCAATAATAGTAGCTTGTTTAACTTTATCTACATCTGCTCCGTGACCAGAATCACCTGTAGAATAAGATAACATTGCCACAAAAGGTTCAATGCCAAAAGTTTGAGCGGTAGTCGCGGAACTAATGGCAATATCTGCTAATTGTTCGGGGGAAGGATTAGGATTTACGGCGCAATCTCCGTACACTAAAACTTGGTCAGCTAAACACATTAAAAATACGCTAGAAACGATCGAACAACCCGGAACAGTGCGAATAAATTCTAATGCGGGGCGAATCGTGTGGGCGGTGGTGTGAACAGCACCCGATACCATGCCATCTGCGACTCCTTTGTACACCATCATTGTGCCAAAATAACTAAAATCGTGCATGGCATCTCTGGCGACTTCTTCCGTTATTCCTTTGTGTTTTCGCAACTCAAAGTAAGTTTGGACGTAATCATCTTGCCATTCGGAAAGCAAAGGATCGAGGATATTTACTGAATTTAAATTCAATCCTAAAAAAGCAATTTTTTCTCTAATTTCTTGTTCATGTCCTAGTAAAGTAATATCGACAACTCGACGACGCAAAAGGATTTCTGCTGCGCGTAAAATTCTTTCTTCTGCACCTTCAGGAAACACAATATGTTGCTTTTTGGCTTTAGCTCTTTCAATTAATTCATACTCAAACATAATCGGTGTAATGCGCGTAGAACGAGTCACCGAAATACGTTTTTCTAGTTTTGGTAAATCTACATGAGCTTCAAACAATCCCAACGCGGAAGCAATTTTGTTTTGGTTATCTGGGGTAATTTCTGCATGAACTAAACTAACCAATTTAGCGGTTTCATAAGTATCAGTTTCAACGCAAAAAATCGGGGTGTTAAATTTGCGGAAACCTGACAATAATTTTTTTATTTGGAGAGCCATATCAACTCCCCCAGTTAAAATTATTCCGGCTAATTTTGGATAATTTACGGAAAAGGTTGTCGCCAAACATCCTAATATTATATCAGCGCGATCGCCAGCCGTAATGATCAACCCACCTTCACGCACATGATCCAGAAAATTGGGTAATTGCATTGCTGCTACTTTATAGCTTAAAACTTCCTGATTTAGTTGATTTTCTGAACCATGTATCAATCTACCATTAATTGCTTGAGCAACTTCTTTAACTGTTGGTTTGCCTAGAGTCTCTTTTTCTGGCAAAACAAATACAGGGTCTTCATAAATCCAGAGATTTCCTAACAGTTGTGTAACTGTTTCTAATCGATCTGGATGTACTAAATTGACCATCGTAGCAGCAATTGTACAGCCCTCTGTGATAAATGCTTCGCGTTCTGTGCGAACTGTATTCACCACTTCTTCGGGAGTTTTACCTTGCCCATTTGCCACAATTAAAACTGGGGCAGCTAAATGATTAGCAATGCGGGTATCAAAATTATCGACAAAAGCTGGATCGATTTCCGTAGAATCAATGCCTTCACAAAGGATGAAATCGCAATGTTTTTCTAAAGCTTTGTATTTCTCAATTACTTGTTTAATTAGTTCGTCATAATGACCATCAGCAACCAAATCTTGCGCTTGTTCATGTGTCAGTGCATACTGTGATTCGTAATCAATTTCTAGATGGTAACGCTGCCGAATTAAATTTATATCGTTATCTTGCTGTTGTCCAGCGTGAATGACTGGGCGAAAAAAACCAAGTCGGCGGATACGTTTTGATAATAATTCCATTAGTCCCAGGAGGACAAGGGATTTGCCACTGCTAGCGTCTGTTGCTGCGATATATAAATTTTGACTCATCTGGGTTTATTTAATAAGTATCTTCTGCTGTTTTTTTGTGGTTAGTCTACGTTCCCGATCGCAAATCAAGTTTTGGTTTCAAGAACCAGAAAACATTGTATTAATTACCAACCTAGTATAATGTCGTCAAGCCAAGAATTAGGGCAAGCTTAGCACTTATTTAACCATATTAGGAAAAAGTTAAGACATAAATAAAAAGTTAAATTTTTTAGTCTATCGCTAGCAATAAGAATCCATTGCTTGTAAGTTCTAAAAGATATACCAGACAACTACAAAGATGATTTTTAAGATTTGGTCATAATAAGAAGTTAGGAGATTAGGATGAGTTACGCGGCAACTCCGGTACGAACTAGTTCAGGCGTGTTGATTATCGCCCCATTATCCGGTCATTTAGTCCCAATTGAAAAAGTTCCCGATCCAGTATTTGCACAGAAAATGGTTGGGGATGGAATTTCGATCGATCCAATTAGCGAAACTTTGGTTGCGCCTTGTGACGGCGAAGTGATTCAACTGCACCCTTCCCATCACGCCGTTACCATTAAAACAGCGGAAGGTTTAGAAGTTTTGATGCACATTGGGTTAGATACTGTCACCCTGAGAGGCAAAGGTTTTACACCGAAAGTTAAAGAAGGTGACACGGTAAAAACTGGAGATACCTTAATTGAATTTGATGCCGATTATATTGCCTTAAATGCCCGGAGTTTGCTAACTCAATTAGTAATCACCAACGGTGAGAAAGTAGCGAATTTTGCACCGCGTTCTGGTGATGTTACTGGAGGAAAAGATGTAGTTTTGCAACTCAGTTTAGCAGGGAGTGAGACAACAACTTCCGCAAAAAGTACAACTGGGAAAAAAGTAACTTCCCAAGCAATTGTAATTCCCAATCCTACCGGATTGCACGCCCGTCCTGCCGCAGTTTTAGCGAACTTAGCCAAAAAATATAAATCGGATCTTCGCTTAAAGTTTGGGGAAAAACTGGCGAATGTGCGTAGCGTTGTCGGGTTGATGGGATTGTCGATCGACAATGGTGATACAGTTTATTTGGTTGCAGAAGGGGAAGATGCCGAAACAGCAGTTGCCGAACTGACCAAAGAAATGCAAGCTGGACTAGGGGAAGAAGGATCGAAACCTGCACCTGCGCCCGCCAGTGTTGCCCAAGCTGAGATTAACACACCTGCACCGCGTCCGCGATCGGAAAATCCCAACATTATATTAGGTGTAGCGGCTTCCCCAGGTGTAGCGGTGGGAAACACTTACCGGATTCAACACCAAGAGATTAGCGTAGCGGAAACGGGAGAAAACGCGAATAAAGAAAGGCGGAAGTTGGAAAATGCGATCGCGCAAGCCAAACTAGAAATAGAAGCACTCCGCGCCAAAGTACACGGACAAGCAGACGCAGCCAAAGCCGCCATTTTTGCCGCCCACCAAGAACTACTGGAAGATCCAGAAATTGAAGAGATGGCAACCGCAGCTATTGACGAAGGGAAAAGTGCGGCTTTTGCTTGGAAACAAACCTACACTTACCAAGCCCAACAACTAGCAAAACTGCAAAACGAACTATTAGCGGCGCGGGCGAACGACTTGAGAGATGTTGGTGGACGAGTATTGCGTATCCTTACAGGCGCGACAGTAGAAGAGATTAGTTACCCCGCTAACACGATTTTAATTGCAGAAGACTTGACTCCTTCAGATACAGCGACGATGGATCGATCGAAAGTCCTGGGTTTTTGCACAGTTGGTGGAGGCGCAACTTCCCATGTTTCTATTCTCGCGCGATCGATGGACATTCCTGCAATTGCCGGAGCAGAACCGAGAATTTTAGACCTTCCCAACGGTACACCAGTAATTTTGGATGGTAGCAAAGGCACAATGCGCCTGAATCCTACCCCAGAAGAAATGGAACGAGTCAAACAACTGCAAATTAGATTAGCAGCCAAACGCCAAACAGACTTAGCAACTGCATTTGAACCCGCCACAACAATAGACGGTCATCGCGTCGAAATAGTAGCCAACATCGGTAATATAGAAGATGCCGAAAAAGCCGTTGCTTTAGGTGGCGAAGGCGTAGGTTTGTTGCGTTCCGAATTTGTATTTATGGAACGAGATAGCGCCCCCAACGAAGACGAACAAACCGAAATTTATGCAAGTATAGCGCGTGTTTTAGGGCCCGATCGTCCCTTAATTATTCGCACCTTAGACGTTGGCGGCGACAAACCTTTACCTTATCTATCCATTCCCCACGAAGAAAACCCATTTTTAGGCGAACGAGGTGTACGGATAGGATTCGATCGACCCGAAATACTCCGCACCCAACTAAGAGCCATTTTAAAAGCATCCCAAGCCGGAAAAGTAAAAGTCATGTTCCCGATGATTGCGCGATTAGAAGAATGGCGCATGGCAAAAGGAATGTTAGAAGAAGAACGGCAAAAATTGGGAGTTCCGCCCATTGAAGCCGGAATCATGATTGAAATACCCGCCGCCGCAGTCATGGCAGATCAATTTGCCAAAGAAGCCGACTTCTTCTCCGTCGGCACCAACGACCTCACCCAATATACCTTAGCAATGGATCGCGGACACCCCAAACTAGCCCCTTACGTAGACGCATTAAACCCCGGAGTCTTAACCTTAATCGGAGTCGCCGCCACAGCCGCACGCCATCAAGGAAAATGGCTGGGTGTGTGCGGTGGAGTCGCCAGCGATCCGCAAGCCGTACCATTATTAGTAGGCTTAGGTGTCAGCGAACTCAGCGTCAGCGTCCCCACCATCCCCAGCATTAAAGCCCAAATCAGAGAATTAAAACTCTCAGATTGCCAAAAATTAGCTAAATTTGCGATCGCCCAAGCCACAGCAGCCGAAGTCAGAGCATTATCTCCCTTACCAGAAAAATAAAGAAAAAACAGCAACCAAATATTACTTTCTCTTTCTTCTCTTTCTTCGCGCTCTTCGCGTCTTCGCGGTTCATTAAAAAAAGCTCTCTCACAACTCAAATAGGATTGCGATAGGAATCTTAAAAAATTTTTTGAACCGCGAAGACGCGAAGGACGCGAAGGAAAGAAAAAGAAGGGAGAAGCTATTTTCTAATCTACTCCAACCCAAAACCTTTATGTGGAAAAAAGCATTTGCCTTACTACAAAAGATGGGAAAATCCTTAATGCTTCCCGTCTCAGTGCTACCAGTTGCAGGATTATTACTCGGACTTGGTAGCGCCAGATTTAGTGACCCAAAAACATTTTGGTGGCTACCAGAATTTTTAGCAAAGATTATGAAACAATCAGGCGATTCGATCTTTGCTAATTTACCTTTAATTTTTGCGATTTCGGTTGCGATCGGCTTTACCGAAAATGACGGAGTTTCCGCCTTAGCTGCCACAGTGGGTTTTGCCGTATTTGTTGCTTCTTTGGGTGCTGCTTCAACTACTTTATTTAATGTTCCAGCTAACGAACTCAAACAAGTTTTGGGTATTCCCAGTTTAGATACTGGGGTGTTTGGTGGCTTAATTATCGGTTGTTTAGCTGCGTATATATTCAATAAGTTTTTCCGCATTCAATTACCGCAGTATTTAGGGTTTTTTGCTGGGAAACGTTCTGTACCAATTATTACTGGGTTAAGTGCAATTGCGATCGGTATTTTAATGAGTTTAATTTGGCCTCCTGTTGGTAATGCTATCCAAACTGCTGCTAACGCCGCTGCTTCTGGCAAAAATGTTGGCATAACTGCGGCAATTTATGGAGTAGTTGAAAGGTCTTTGCTACCTTTTGGATTACACCATATTTGGAATGTACCTTTCTTTTTTCAAATTGGCTCTTTCACAGATCCGACTACAGGTAAAGTTGTTACTGGTGATATTACTCGATTCTTTGCCGGAGATAAAACTGCTGGAATTTTGGGCGGTGCTTATCTGTTTAAAATGTTTGGTTTACCAGCAGCAGGGATCGCAATTTGGCACTGTGCTAAACCGAAAAATCGCACCCTCACGGGCGGGATCATGATTTCCGCAGCATTCACTTCTTTCTTAACCGGAATTACCGAACCTTTAGAATTTTCTTTCATGTTTGTCGCACCCGTACTTTATGCAATGCACGCATTTTTGGCTGGGTTTGGTAACTGGTTATTTGTTACCCTTGGCGGGAGGATGGGTTTCACTTTTTCTCAGGGTTTTATTGACTTTTTTCTATTCTGGAAACTGGGAACTAATGTCTGGTTAATTTTAGCTTTTGGGCCATTGTTTGCCGCTTTATACTATTTCTTGTTCCGCTTTACCATCAAACGTTTTAACCTGAAAACTCCGGGAAGGGAAGATGAAAATATTATTGAAGGTGTGGAAGGTGGAACAGCTATTGCGGCAGCAGGTATGACTATGGCAGCGGAGTTAGTCAAAGCTTTTGGTGGACGCAGTAATATCGCTACTTTGGATGCTTGTATTACCCGGTTACGAATTACCGTCAATGATATGTCAAAAGTAAATAAAGCGAAGTTGAAAGCTTTGGGTGCTTCCGGTGTTTTGGAAGTTGGAAATAGTGCTCAAGCAATTTTTGGGCCAAGGTCGGAAAACCTCAAAACGGATATGATGGAATATCTCAAAACTGCTGGCTCAGAAGCAGATATCGTAGATACACCATCAGTCGAAACTGCCCCAGGAAATACTTTAACCGATAATGATGCTGCACCAAATGTTGTTCGAGATCCGAATGCAGCGCGTCGGGTACAAAATTTGATTCAAGCTCTGGGTGGTGCTGCTAATATTCGCAATGTGGAACCTGTAGCTTTGACTCGTTTGCGTTTAGAAGTTGCTGATAATTCGGCAATCGATCGAGAAGCTTTAAAAGCTGCTGGTGTAGAGGGAATTATGCAATTAGCAAACCATAAATTGCATTTATTAGTAGGTTTGAATGCCGATCAATATGCAGCAGAAATGAAGGAACAATTGGCGAAATATTAAACAAGACCCCCGACTTCTTCAAGAAGTCGGGGGTCTAATTTTTTATATTTGTTTTACAAAATGCTGTAAATTAAATTGCTGACTAAGGAGAGTGCTAAGGCTCCAATTACTGCACTCCAAATACCTGCGCGGAGCCGAAAACCTTGGACTAAAGAGGCTGCGATCGCAAAAGTGACAGCCGCAATAATAAAGGTGAAAATACCCGAAAACAAATTAAACGTCACCAAATTAGGCACAAAGAAAAACAGTCCTAAAATTGGTCTAACAATGGCTGCTACTACACCAATAACTGCGGCGGAAATATAGGCTTTCCCTGGGCTATCAATTTCTACACCTACGGGCAATTTAGTAATAATTAGCAAGCTAGAAGCACTAACTATCCAAGCAATTAACACATCTATAAAATCCATTTTAGCTTCCCTCCCATTTCATTTGTAGCTAATTAAATCAGCCACAATAATCACGTTAAATTGCTAGGCACTAAAATTCCTCTACAAATTGGTGTAAACATTAATCCATCTAAGGGAGCAGAAACGGAGAAAGGGGACTGGAAAATTTGAGATTTTAGATGTTTTCTTTTTGCCCCACCTCTCCTGCTCTCTATTGCCCTCCTGCGCCTGGAGTGGGCTGTGTTCCGGGAGTTACAACACCTGGGGTGGGAGGAGCGAGCGGCGTTCCGGGAGTTACGACACCGGGAGTGGGAAGGGCTCCGGGTATTTGTGTGCCTGGGGTGGAAGGAGCAGGCAGCGTTCCGGGAGTTACGACACCGGGAGTAGGAAGGGTTCCGGGTATTTGTGCGCCTGGGGTAGGAATGGGAAGGCTACCAGGGACTCCAGGATCGGGGGTAGCAGTGGGAAGTGTGCCAGGAGTTATGACACTGGGAATGCCTGTACCTGGGGTAATTGTGCCGGGAATTTGCTGGGAAGTTTCCGGTTCGGGTAAGGTGGCTAGGGCGACGCGATCGCCTCCTACTGCCTGCATTTTGTCCAAAACTTGCACTACATCATTGTAAAAAGCTGTTTTGGAAGCATATAAAACCATTGTTCCTGTGGGATTTTTTTGATTAAATTCTCGCAGTTTTTGTTCTAATTGTTCTGGTGTGACTAACTCATTTTCGACATAAATTTGATTGTAGGGATTGATACTAACTAATAATCTAGAAGCTATTTGTGGTGTAGTCGCATTACTTGCTTGCGGTAAATCTACAGTGATTGCTTGCTGTCTCGTTAAACCTACGGCTGCCAACAAAAAGAATGTCAATATACAAAATATGACATCAATTAGTGGCAAAATTTCGATTCTGGCTTCATCAGATGCGTTATCAAGATTTATTTTCATTGCTGGAAAAATCACCTATCTAAAGATTACTGAAAAAGTTGTCTTGTTAATGGTTCTCCTGTACTTATGGTGACATGGCAGAAGTCAGAAGGCAGAAGGCAGAAGGCAGAAGGCAGAAGGCAGAAAGTAAGAAAGGCAGAAGGCAGAAGGCAGAAGGCAGAAGTGAAAAGTTTACTTTGTCCCCTTGTCCCCCCTGCTCCCCTGCTCCCCTGCCCCCCTGCCCCCCTTTCCCCCTTTCCTTATGTCCCTAAAACCCACAAGCACGAAGAACCATTTTTATCTATTTTTATTCTTTCCTTAAGTCTTCTACTGTTGGGTCTGAAGTGGAAGAAAAATTGTTTTGATTCGCATCTGCCCGATCGTCTACTTCGACATTTTCGGAAGTTGTGGATACTTCAGTTACATTGGCAGTATTTGTATAACTATCGCTGGGTGTTTCTATTTCTGGTGATTCTGTAAAACTGCTTTGTTTAACCTCAGTATTATCATTAGCGAGCCGATTTCTCAACCGTTGAAATAAACCTGTTTTTCCGGGTGCAGTCGGATTAAATTCTTCTGATGTAGTTTCGGTTCGTAAAGTCTCGGTTGGTGGCCGATCGGAAATTGTTTCAGGAGTTTGGACAATAGTTTCAGATTGAATTTGAGTTGTTGATTCTGGTTCGGCAAAATCTCTGCTAATTTTAGGAGAAATTTTTTCTTCTTCTGGTTGATTCACAGGTTTTTGTGGTGGTGCGCTTCTCTTTTTATTTTTGCGGCTTGAACCAGATTGTGACTGTGACCAAAATTGACGATAAAGTAATTCTAATTCGCTACCCGATCGATGAAAAATTTTCATCTGATTAAATAGCAAAACTTGGAATAAACGGTAGAAAGCTAAAGTTACGATCGCCACAACTAACCCACTAGCGGTACTAATCAAAGCTTCCCCAATCCCCAAAGTTACTCCGCTAGTGGAAGGTGTTCCTAAATCGCTAATCCGAATCGATCGCAACGAGACAATTAAACCCCAAACCGTACCAAACAAACCTAGCAAGGGCGCTAAACCAATAATCGCTTCTAAAATTTTGTCTCCCCCGCGCATCGAGTTTAACTCTTCATGCGCGGTACTCTCCAGTGCTAGCTTAAACACTTCGGGATCGGGTTGGCCTAAGCGCAATGGGGCATAAAGAAATCTGCCTATTGGTTTATTGCTGGCACGTCTAGCAATTTCTGTCGCTGCTTCCCAGTCCTGTACCGCCGCATCTAAAACTCGGTTAACGATTTCCTTTTCTTTGCTGAGAATTCTTGCCCAGAACCACAAACGTTCCAGGATCACGGTCAAAGACAGGATCGACAGACCTAGCAAAGGCCACATTGCTGGCCCACCTAATTGGAAAATTTCTACGATGTTCACAGTCTTGGGTTTCCTCCGTAATTACCTCTTTGCATCAAGTTCTGTCGCCCAGGTCGCTGGTAACGAGTCTTAGGCAACTTAAATTGTAAAGAAATAAGGAGCAGCAATGGCGGTTATTACCTGAATTCAATACA
This genomic interval carries:
- a CDS encoding ExbD/TolR family protein; its protein translation is MKINLDNASDEARIEILPLIDVIFCILTFFLLAAVGLTRQQAITVDLPQASNATTPQIASRLLVSINPYNQIYVENELVTPEQLEQKLREFNQKNPTGTMVLYASKTAFYNDVVQVLDKMQAVGGDRVALATLPEPETSQQIPGTITPGTGIPSVITPGTLPTATPDPGVPGSLPIPTPGAQIPGTLPTPGVVTPGTLPAPSTPGTQIPGALPTPGVVTPGTPLAPPTPGVVTPGTQPTPGAGGQ
- the ptsP gene encoding phosphoenolpyruvate--protein phosphotransferase; its protein translation is MSYAATPVRTSSGVLIIAPLSGHLVPIEKVPDPVFAQKMVGDGISIDPISETLVAPCDGEVIQLHPSHHAVTIKTAEGLEVLMHIGLDTVTLRGKGFTPKVKEGDTVKTGDTLIEFDADYIALNARSLLTQLVITNGEKVANFAPRSGDVTGGKDVVLQLSLAGSETTTSAKSTTGKKVTSQAIVIPNPTGLHARPAAVLANLAKKYKSDLRLKFGEKLANVRSVVGLMGLSIDNGDTVYLVAEGEDAETAVAELTKEMQAGLGEEGSKPAPAPASVAQAEINTPAPRPRSENPNIILGVAASPGVAVGNTYRIQHQEISVAETGENANKERRKLENAIAQAKLEIEALRAKVHGQADAAKAAIFAAHQELLEDPEIEEMATAAIDEGKSAAFAWKQTYTYQAQQLAKLQNELLAARANDLRDVGGRVLRILTGATVEEISYPANTILIAEDLTPSDTATMDRSKVLGFCTVGGGATSHVSILARSMDIPAIAGAEPRILDLPNGTPVILDGSKGTMRLNPTPEEMERVKQLQIRLAAKRQTDLATAFEPATTIDGHRVEIVANIGNIEDAEKAVALGGEGVGLLRSEFVFMERDSAPNEDEQTEIYASIARVLGPDRPLIIRTLDVGGDKPLPYLSIPHEENPFLGERGVRIGFDRPEILRTQLRAILKASQAGKVKVMFPMIARLEEWRMAKGMLEEERQKLGVPPIEAGIMIEIPAAAVMADQFAKEADFFSVGTNDLTQYTLAMDRGHPKLAPYVDALNPGVLTLIGVAATAARHQGKWLGVCGGVASDPQAVPLLVGLGVSELSVSVPTIPSIKAQIRELKLSDCQKLAKFAIAQATAAEVRALSPLPEK
- a CDS encoding DUF3891 family protein gives rise to the protein MLLRLSSPEEVICITQPHHAWIAGQLARAWGNEKFGQVSPNQQVCLAAEQHDIGWIHWEQASTLNPQTGYPHSFSELATKNHINIWSKASNLALPWGRYVALLISLHGTRLYERFRGWENSPETKELVENFLKVEYGVQEDLISKLQNDSYYEQYATPEIIKRNQKLVAVWDALSLIICHGFTGEKLVENVPTADGEITLTLTAKKDCPLEIFVSPWPFRENRVNLVLEGRLLQQKFTDETMMREALNQALTVTIDTILIPENSESFTTDIHR
- the ptsG gene encoding PTS glucose transporter subunit IIBC: MWKKAFALLQKMGKSLMLPVSVLPVAGLLLGLGSARFSDPKTFWWLPEFLAKIMKQSGDSIFANLPLIFAISVAIGFTENDGVSALAATVGFAVFVASLGAASTTLFNVPANELKQVLGIPSLDTGVFGGLIIGCLAAYIFNKFFRIQLPQYLGFFAGKRSVPIITGLSAIAIGILMSLIWPPVGNAIQTAANAAASGKNVGITAAIYGVVERSLLPFGLHHIWNVPFFFQIGSFTDPTTGKVVTGDITRFFAGDKTAGILGGAYLFKMFGLPAAGIAIWHCAKPKNRTLTGGIMISAAFTSFLTGITEPLEFSFMFVAPVLYAMHAFLAGFGNWLFVTLGGRMGFTFSQGFIDFFLFWKLGTNVWLILAFGPLFAALYYFLFRFTIKRFNLKTPGREDENIIEGVEGGTAIAAAGMTMAAELVKAFGGRSNIATLDACITRLRITVNDMSKVNKAKLKALGASGVLEVGNSAQAIFGPRSENLKTDMMEYLKTAGSEADIVDTPSVETAPGNTLTDNDAAPNVVRDPNAARRVQNLIQALGGAANIRNVEPVALTRLRLEVADNSAIDREALKAAGVEGIMQLANHKLHLLVGLNADQYAAEMKEQLAKY
- a CDS encoding phage holin family protein, producing the protein MDFIDVLIAWIVSASSLLIITKLPVGVEIDSPGKAYISAAVIGVVAAIVRPILGLFFFVPNLVTFNLFSGIFTFIIAAVTFAIAASLVQGFRLRAGIWSAVIGALALSLVSNLIYSIL
- the pta gene encoding phosphate acetyltransferase, whose translation is MSQNLYIAATDASSGKSLVLLGLMELLSKRIRRLGFFRPVIHAGQQQDNDINLIRQRYHLEIDYESQYALTHEQAQDLVADGHYDELIKQVIEKYKALEKHCDFILCEGIDSTEIDPAFVDNFDTRIANHLAAPVLIVANGQGKTPEEVVNTVRTEREAFITEGCTIAATMVNLVHPDRLETVTQLLGNLWIYEDPVFVLPEKETLGKPTVKEVAQAINGRLIHGSENQLNQEVLSYKVAAMQLPNFLDHVREGGLIITAGDRADIILGCLATTFSVNYPKLAGIILTGGVDMALQIKKLLSGFRKFNTPIFCVETDTYETAKLVSLVHAEITPDNQNKIASALGLFEAHVDLPKLEKRISVTRSTRITPIMFEYELIERAKAKKQHIVFPEGAEERILRAAEILLRRRVVDITLLGHEQEIREKIAFLGLNLNSVNILDPLLSEWQDDYVQTYFELRKHKGITEEVARDAMHDFSYFGTMMVYKGVADGMVSGAVHTTAHTIRPALEFIRTVPGCSIVSSVFLMCLADQVLVYGDCAVNPNPSPEQLADIAISSATTAQTFGIEPFVAMLSYSTGDSGHGADVDKVKQATIIAREKRPDLKIEGPIQYDAAIDSSVAKTKLPSSKVAGHATVFIFPDLNTGNNTYKAVQRSANAVAIGPVLQGLKKPVNDLSRGCTVTDIVNTVAITAIQAQTTI